DNA sequence from the Paenibacillus azoreducens genome:
TTGACGGTTACGTAACTTTCCGCGGCACGAAAGAGCCAACAGCAGCTCACAAAGCTAATGTGGTTAAAGCAGCTAACTTCCTGTCCAGTGGTAAGGTTGCAGCTACGACGAACAATGAACTGTATGTAGCACAAATTACAGAGTCGAGCAGAAAAGCGGCTGAAAGCATGCCTGTTGACCGCGATCCGGACAACAAGGCAGCCATTGAAAGTATGCTTACGCATGCAGTTCCTGCTCGTCCTGACATCCCAACGGACCTTGGCGCTAAAGCACTCAAGCTTGAAGATGAAGTCATCGTCCCTAAACTGCAAGCATTGATCGCTGGCGAAATTACGCCGGAAGCGATGTATGATGCGGTCAAATCCGCGGCAGTGCAAGCCTTTGGCGATGACGGGGTCGTGAAAGACTAGAAAAACGTGATCAAAAGCGGACTTTTTGAACAACCTCTAGACAGAAAATATGTTGGAGAGCCGTATGACTTCCATACGGCTTTCCTTCCATATTCGTGAAATGCAAGTATGAAAGGGGTTTCGCAAATATGACAGAATATGCTAAACCGATCAAACGGCGGAAGATCAATAGTGATGCAATTTGGGGATATGCTTTTATCGCTGCAGCCCTCCTGATTTTCTTGATGTTTACCGCATACCCGGTTGTTAGTGCTTTGATTATAAGCTTTCAAGAATATAAGCCGGTTGGTTCAACGTTTATCGGATTTGATAACTATACAGAAACCTTCAAAGACTCTCTGTTCTGGAAGGCAATAGTAAATACTATTGTGTATACGCTGTTAACAGTTCCAGTATCTCTTTTCTTATCCTTTGCAGTATCGATCCTGATCCTGCCGTTTAAGAAAAGAATGCAAACCGCATTTAAAGCGGTCTATTATCTTCCTGCTGTCGCTTCAGGCGTGGCATTGTCGGTGGTTTGGCTGTGGATCTATGATCCGATGCCGGAAGGTATTTTCAACAAACTCACCTCGTTTTTCGGCTTGGGTACCCATAACTGGCTAGGAT
Encoded proteins:
- a CDS encoding carbohydrate ABC transporter permease — its product is MTEYAKPIKRRKINSDAIWGYAFIAAALLIFLMFTAYPVVSALIISFQEYKPVGSTFIGFDNYTETFKDSLFWKAIVNTIVYTLLTVPVSLFLSFAVSILILPFKKRMQTAFKAVYYLPAVASGVALSVVWLWIYDPMPEGIFNKLTSFFGLGTHNWLGSSAYAMFSLVLMAWLSSHGTSIIIYLAALLGIDGSYYEAAELDGANFFQKLRYIVVPCLKPTTLFLLVTGVIGSFQVFQNAYLMTGGGPDNATTMVGLLIFNNAFKYFEFGKAAAQSLILAAIIAGISVIQFKFLGKDVEY